GCAGGTAGGTGAAGGCTTCGAGGGCCGCCTTGATGTGTTCGGCGGTTTCCTGGTTGAAAACCTTGAGGCGCACCAGTTCTTCAAGGCGGTCGATGGTGGTGGTCGCGTCGAGGTGGTGTTCAAGCAGGAAGATGCGGATGCAGTCGACGATGAAGATACTGCCGGCCTGCTTGAGGGACAGCTGCCCCTTGTGTTTTTCGTCCCGTTCGACGGTGAAACGTCCGAGCAGACCGAGAGGGGGCTTGTGTTTGAAATCGAGATCCATCAGCTGCCAGAGGAAAATTTCATTTTTGCGGATCAGGTCATGGACGATTTTGCGCAGATCCTGGCAGAGAGCGGGGTCGCCGACCAGCGGCATGAAGTCGAAGAAGATGGTGGAATAGCGGACCTTCTGCGGTTCCGGCACCCGGATCCAGTCGGTGATGCGGGCCCGCCAGTCCTTGAGCCGGCCGCGCCACAGGGGATTGTTGACCATCACCTTGCCCTTACAGAGGGGGTAGCCGATGCGGGCGAAGGTCTCGACCAGTCGTTCGGCGAAGGGGATGAAAAAGGCGTCGATCTCCTCGGCTCGTTCGTCGGGGAAATCCTCGTAGATGAAGCCGTTGTCCTGGTCCGGGCCGAGCAGCATCTCCTTGCGACCGCCGCTGCCCATGATGATGAAGCAGAAACGGATGTCGGGCAGGACCAGCCCCTCCTGCTGAACCTGTTCCAGGACGATCTCGTAACCACGGCGCAGGATGCAGTGATGGATGTAGGAGAGAATCTCCATGGTTTCGAAGGGGGAGCGGGTTTCCCCCATCAGCGCCTTGGCGACCTTGACCACCTCGGCGCGGGTGGCGACCAGCTCCTCGATGGACTGCGCCTCCTTGACGCTGCCGACCAGCAGCATCGATTTCTGGCTGCGGTACTTCATCAGGTCGCGCAGGGAGACGATGCCGACCAGTTCCCCTCGATCGACGATCGGCATGTGCTTGATCCGGTGCCCCATCATGAAGGTGGTCGCTTCATACATGTAGGTTTCCGGGGTCATGGTGTGCGGGTTGGCGGTCATGATGTCGGCGGCTATGGCCTGCCGCGGGTCGATATCATCCCTCGCCAGGACTTTGGCGACCAGGTCGTGCTCGGTGATGATGCCCCGAGGGTGCCTGGTTTTTCCCGGGCAGACCAGTATCGCGCCGATGTTGTGCAGGGTCATGGTGCGGGCAATGTCATTGACCGGAGTCTCTGGCGAACAGGTCTTGACCGGTGAGGTCATGATCTCGGAGAGGCGCTTCTTGAACGGATATGCCTCCATCAGCGCCAGGGTGTTGCGGCTGTTTTCGCTGACCATGTCGGCGTAGAGGCTGCGCACCCGGGAAAAGATCGCCCTGGTGAAATACTCGGTGATTTCGGGGTGCCGCTTGCCGGCCTCGGCCAGCAGATGGTCGGGGATCAGATAGCATTCGGTCGGTTTGACGGTGCGGGCGCCGGCGGTATAGGCCTGGTTGGTGAAGACCGGGGTACCGCCGAAGAAGGAGCCTTCCTTGCGGTAGTCGACCACCATCTCGTCGCCACCGGGGGTGAGGGCGACGATTTCCACCAGGCCTTCCTTGATCACGTAGAGGTAGCCGGTCGGTTTGTCATGCTGGTTGAAAATGTGGGTCTGCGGCGGGTACTTCCTGATCACCGCGGCCTTGCTGAATTCTTCAAACACTTCCTCGGGCAGGTGGTTGAACGGCTCGGTGTCCCGCAGTTTTCTGATCAGACCCATGGCATGTCACCCTGTAGGAAGGTTGTAGCAGTGTAATGAAGGACTTATCGGTTTCGGAGCGTCATTTCATTAGTGTTGCTCTGTGAAAATATAGCACAACCGGTGGGATTTGCGGGGAAGAGGGGGATGGGGGATGGGAGATGGGCGCTGACACTGATGGGAGATGGGCGCTGACACTGATGGGAGATGGGCGCTGACGCTGATGGGAGATGGGCGCTGACGCTGATGGGAGATGGGCGCTGACACTGATGGGAGATGGGCGCTGACGCTGATGGGAGATGGGCGCTGACGCTGATGGGAGATGGGCGCTGACGCTGATGGGAGATGGGCGCTGACGCTGATGTTAAGCGTTAGATGTAAAAGCTTTTGCATCCCACATCTCACATCTCACATCTCACATCTCACATCAGCGAAGCGTCCATGACGCGGCCTTTTAAGATTTTTTCTTCTTGCCGAACTTGAACTGGTAGGGGTTGGCCTGGCGACTGATGATGAAATCGAGAAACACCTTGCCCCAGAGGGTGAGGCCGGCCATGGCGCTCCAGGTCTTGTAGGGGAGCAGGGCCGACAGGACGCCGATAATGGTGAACAGGGCGACGGCGCCGGCGACCAGGTTGACGGTGCCGGTATAGGGGGCCCACTTCTCCGGATCCTTCGGCGCCTCACCCCGCTTCAGGGCGACTTCACTGTAGTCGTGTTTCCTGAAAATGCGGTAGGCACGCCGCAGCCAGATGAAAGCCATGGGGAAGAGGGCGAGAAAGAGAATCCAGGTTATGGCGACGCTGATATCAAAAACCATCTTTTACTCCTGCATGAGCCGGCGTCACGGGCCGGGTGAAGCTGAGAAAAAAACCCCGCCAGCAACAACTGGCGGGGCTGAATGATAGAACAGATTTCAACGAAAGTACAACGTGATTTCCCGTTGCTCAGTGAGCGCCGGTCACTTCGCCCGAGCCCTTCGGAATCCGGACCTGCTCGACCATGTTGGCGATGTCTTCGGGAACCGGCTCGGTCATGTTCTTGACCGCGAAGGCAACCGCGAAGTTGACCAACGCGCCGATGGCGCCGAAGGCGTTCGGCTCAATGCCGAGGAAGAAGTTCGCCTTGCCGCCGAACAGGCCGAGGAAGGAGGTTCCCTTGATGAAGAAGATCCCCTTGTGGGCGAAGACGTAGAGCATGGTGATGCCGATACCGGCGAGCATGCCGGCGATGGCGCCCTGCTTGTTCATGGTCTTGGAGAAGATGCCCATCATCAGCGCCGGGAAGATCGAGCTGGCGGCCAGGCCGAAGGCGATGGCCACGGTGCCGGCGGCGAAGTCCGGGGGATTCAGGCCGAGGTAGCCGGCGACCAGGATCGAGCAGGCCATGGCGATTTTACCGGCCATCAGCTCACCCTTCTCGGAGAGGTCCGGCATGAACTTCTCTTTCAGCAGGTCATGCGAGATCGCCGAAGAGATGGCGAGCAGCAGACCGGCAGCGGTCGACAGCGCGGCGGCAAGACCACCGGCGGCAACCAGGGCGATGACCCAGTTGGGCAACAGGGCGATCTCGGGGTTGGCGAGAACCATGATGTCCTTGTTGACCGTCAGCTCGTTGCCTTTCCAGCCGGCGGCGGCGAACTTGGGATCCTTGGACTTGTCATTGTAGAGCTGGATACGGCCGTCGCCGTTTTTGTCGGTGAATTTCAGCAGACCGGTTTTTTCCCAACGCTTCATCCAGTCGGGACGCTCAGCGTACTTGATCTGGGCATCCGGGGCGGTGATGTTGTTGTCGGTCATGATTTTCGGGTTGATGGTGGTCAGCAGGTTGATCTTGGCCATCGCGGCAACCGCGGGAGCGGTGGTGTAGAGGATGGCGATGAAGACCAGGGCCCAACCGGCCGAAGCACGGGCGTCCTTAACCGTGGGGACGGTGAAGAAGCGCATGATAACGTGCGGCAGACCGGCGGTGCCGATCATCAGCGAAGCGGTGTAGACGAAGGTGTTCAGCATGCTGCCGCGCATGTGGGTGGTGTACTGGGCAAAACCGAGATCAACGGAGATCTGGTCAAGCTTGGCCAGCAGCGAGACGCTGGAGCCGGCAAGGTCGGAACCGAGGCCGAGCTGCGGCAGCGGATTGCCGGTCAGGTGCAGGGAGATGAAGACCGCCGGCACGGTGTAGGCCAGGATCAGCACGCAGTACTGGGCCACCTGGGTGTAGGTGATCCCCTTCATGCCGCCGAAAACGGCGTAGCAGAAGACGATCGCCATCCCGACGAAGATCCCGGTGGAGTTGGAGACCCCGAGGAAACGCGAGAAGGCAACGCCGACACCGGTCATCTGACCGATGATGTAGGTCAGGGAAGCCATCAGCAGGCAGAGAACCGCCACCGTGGAGGCACCCTGGGAATAGTAGCGGGTACCGAAGAACTGCGGAACGGTAAACTTGCCGAACTTGCGCAGGTAGGGGGCGAGCAGCATGGCAAGCAGAACATAGCCGCCGGTCCAGCCCATCAGGAACAGCGCGCCGCCATAACCGAAGGCGGCGATCAGGCCGGCCATCGAGATGAAGGATGCGGCCGACATCCAGTCAGCGCCGGTCGCCATACCGTTGAGAACCGGATGGACCGAGCCGCCGGCTGCGTAGAATTCTTTGGTGCTGCCCGCGCGGGCCCAGATGGCGATGCCGATATAAAGCGCGAAGGTCAGACCGACAATCAGATAAGTTAATCCTTGAAGACCCATGTCAGATATCCTCCTTAATCTTCGTGAACGTCAAATTTTTTGTCGATATTTCCCATCAATTTGGCGTAGATGAAGATGAGTGCGACAAAAACATACATGGAACCCTGTTGGGCAAACCAGAAGCCGAGCGGATATCCGCCAAGGTGAATGCTGTTCAGTGCCGGGGCCAGCAAAATGCCCAAGCCGTAGGAAACGATGAACCAGACGATCAGGACGTTCCTGATCAGGCCCAGGGTCGCTTTCCAATAACCTTCATGATCGTGTTGCATAGAATGCCTCCTCTCTCCTCTTGTAATACGTTTGTGTGATGAAACGTTGACGCGAAATGGGTGGTTCGGTGATCTCGAACAATCCCGTTGACCGAACAGCTCGTTTCGCAACCTCCTTTCAGCGTGAATACAACCCGAATGTCAGGGATGATCCCCTAAATATGATGTTTTCCCCTGCTTTTGGCAGGGGGGTGCTGCCTGGTTTTCGGTCCGTTGAGATAATGACCGACGTGTCCGAGCTTGTTGGAGATGACAACCCCGGTTTCGATCAGTTCCGGCAACAACCCCGCCGCAAGCTGATCCTGCGGAACGCGGAACTCCGGAACAATCATGCAGAGACCCCCGCAGAGCTTTCCGCCGTTGCCGAACAAAGGCACCGCCAGTGACGCGACCCCGTCTCCGAGGACACCACAGTCACGGCTCCAGCCCCGGACCTGCACCCTGGCAAGATCCTCTGTCAGGGTGCAACGGTTCGTCGCTTTTGCCGTGCCGTCGTCGAAAGCCAGGTGAATCTGCCCGGCGGCGGTTGCCGTCAGTGGATAACGGCGACCCATCAGGGAGACAATTTTTACCTGATGGGTGGTATCGACCATGTCAAAGAACAGAACGTCCGACCCTCGTCTGACCGTCAGGTAGACGGTCTCGTTGCAGTCGCGGACCAGTTTTTCCATTTCCGGTTTGGCTTTGCGCAACAAGCCCATGCGGGCCAGGAATTTCTGCGCGACTTCAAATGCCGACAGGCCGAGGCGATATTTGCTGGTGTTGTCTTCCCGTTCGACGTAGCCGCGATTTTCAAAGGTCGCCATAAGGCGAAAGACGCTGGTTTTGTTCATGCCCAGGCGTTGGCTGAGTCGCGAAATCCGAACCGCCTCTTCCTCGTCGCAAAGAGCCTCAAGGACATCCAATGCATTCTCTACGGACTGGATTGAGTACGAATCGCGCCCTCTCGCGGCCAATTGAACATCCTTTCGTTGGGCCGGTCGGCCGATTGAACCCTCTGGATCGTCGAATCGATGAAACAATTGCCGAAAACCTAATACGCCGTTTTATTTTTGTCAACTTCTTTTTTCTGTCAGGTTGAAGGCGGCCGGAGAAATCTTTAATTTCGGTGTGTTATGGTTTAAATATTGTTATGAAAATTGTCGTAATTTGTTTTCAATTTTGCCCATTTAGGCCCGGTCAGGGTCTTTTTTTCAGGGCGGATAAAAACGCTTTTACCTCGCATGGTATTTCTTTTGACAAATCGCTTTGAAAACGGGTTCACTGCCATGGCTCGTGGCTGGTCCGCAACGGGCAAAAATATTTCTTGATCAGATCAGGAAGGCTTGTTTTGTTTTTCAGAAACAAGTCTACAATTTTGTGACGTTGTTTCAACTGGTGAATCAATGAAAAGTGTTTTTCCGTTTTTCCACGTGTCGCAAGCTGTTTCGGAAAGGACGGGGAAGTGAGGTGTCGCAGATTTAAGTGACGGATTGAACACCTGTTTGATGGGCCGTCGGCCGTTCCGGTTCGTCAGGCGTTGCGGATGTGGATCATCACCTTTTCGGTCACTTTTTTCTCCCCTCTGTCGGGGCATGGCAGGCGCGTGGGTGCTCCGGAGGTCAGGAATTCAGGTAGCTGCCGAGAAAACCGAGTTTTGATGAAATGGTTTGTCCGGCTTCCCGCAAGGGGGGGAGAAAGTTGTCGCGCAGTCGTTGCTCGTCCAGGCGGAAATCGGGACCGAGGAAGGAAAGACTGGCCGGGACCGTTCCCTCGCCATTGAAGAGGGGGACTGACAGGCAGGCGATGCCCTCACCCAGCACATCGTGGCCGGACGCCCAGCCGCGGCGATGGATTTCGGCCAGTTCACGGCTGAGGGGCTGCTCGGTGGGGGAATGGGCAAGGATGACGCTACCGGCGGCGATTTCGGACAGTGGATATCGTTTGCCGACCAGCGAGATGATCTTGACCTGCTGTGGCGTGTCGACCATGTCCAGGAACAGCAGTTCATCATCGCGACGCAGGGCCAGGTAGACAGCTTCGTCGCATTCTCTCGCCAGTCGTTCCATAACCGGTCGCGCCTGGCGCAACATGGTCATGCGTGAAATCAGTTTCTGGCCGACTTCGTAGGCCGACAGCCCGAGGCGGTAACGTCCGGTCTGTTCTTCGCGTTCGACATAGCCGCGATTTTCAAAGGTTGCCAGCAGTCTGAAGACACTGGTCTTGTTCATGCCGAGTTTTTCGCTCAGCCTGGATATCTGTACGTCTCCGGGTTCGTCGCACAGTGCTTCCAGGACGGCCAGCGCGTTGTCCACCGAATGGATCGAGTAAGATTCCTTGTCGCGTGTGGGCAAAAGTCCCTCCGGGTTTGCGGCTGCTGCAGGTCAAGGGCATGGACGGGGAAATGCGATCCCGTCAATTACAGGATATGGATGAAATTAATACAGCGTTTTATTATTGTCAACAGCTGCCTGAATATTTCTTTCGGAAAAATGAAGAGGGATATGAAACCACGCGGTGACCGGTTTCAACGCGTTGAAGCGGGAGGGGATGAGGTCGCGGCGGAAAACCTCAAAAAGCACATTAATTACCTGAAGAGGAAGTCGTTTTCGGGTAAAAATTAAAAGCCGTTTTATCATTCAGCCGGTGGCGGCGGGCTGTTGCTGACGGGACGGTCTCTCTGCAGTTTCTCCACCAGCGGCCGGTCCGCTTCCAGGAAGTCATATTCCGGAAGTTGTTCCGCGGGCAACCAGCGGTGATCGGCGACCTGGAGATGGCGGAGGGCCCCGCCCCTGATCCGGCAACGATAGGCGAGGATCAGCACCGCTCCCCAGGGGTAGCGATGGTAAAGGGTTTCGACGATGTCTTCAGCGCTGATCTCGAGGTTGAGTTCTTCCCGCAGTTCACGCTCCAGGGCCTGACGCGGGGATTCTCCAGGTTCCATTTTTCCTCCCGGAAATTCCCATTTTCCGGCGTGTCGGGAGCCTTCCGGGCGCTGGGTGACCAGGATGAGACCGTCTTCTTCGATGATGGCCGCTGTGACCAGTAAAGGGGGCATGGTTGCTGTCCTCGTGGCTGTTGCTGGTTTGGTTTCGGTTTTTGTCATTGTCCTCGTCGGCTATAAAAATCGGTGCGCAGCGGCGGCCGAAAACAATCTGGCGCCTGGTCTCGCATGCTATATAGGCTGCGGGAGGGAGGGCTTTTTTGCTGACACCCCCGCGCCTCTGTGTTAAAAACGGTCGCCTGAGGCCGGGCGTGTGGCCGGTCGCATTAACTCGCAGCAGGGTCGAATCATGTTCAAGCTTTCCGACAAGGGTCGCGGCATCCGCGATATGTTCGATGCCATCGCCCCACGGTACGATCTTCTGAATCGTCTGCTTTCTGCCGGGGTGGACCGTCGCTGGCGGACCTTTGCCGTCAGTCGGCTGCGGATTCCCGCTGACGGCCGGGTGCTCGACGTGGCGACCGGCACCGGGGATGTCGCCCTCGAAATCGCCGCGCGAACCTCGTCATCGGTACGGATCGTCGGCTCGGACCTGACCCAGGGAATGCTGGTGGTCGGCCGCGACAAACTGGCCGCCACCCCCTACCGAGAGCGGATCAGCCTGGTGAACGCGCCCTGCGAGTCCCTGCCGCATCCCGACTGCAGTTTTGACGGCGTGACCATCGCCTTCGGCATCCGCAACGTGGTCGACCGCGACGCCGGGCTGCGTGAAATGTACCGGGTCCTCAAACCGGGCGGCCGGGTTGTCATCCTCGAATTCTCCACTCCGACCAATCCCCTGTTCCGGGTGATCTATCATTTCTATTTCCGCCGGATCCTGCCTCTGCTCGGCGGCCTGCTCTCCCGGCGCAGCGCCTACCGGTACCTTCCCGAATCAGTGATGGAATTTCCCGACCGGGAGAAATTCGGACAGATGATGGCCGAGGCCGGTTTTCGCAACCTGAGTCAGCATGATCTGACCGGGGGGATAGCCACGGTCCACGTCGGCGAAAAGTGAGCAGGGCTGATGAAAAACGCCCATCTGCGGCGTTGCCCTCATTCCTGCGTCAACAACGTACCTTCCGGTACGCCTTATTCCGCAGCACTGAGGGCGCCTTGCATCTGGACATTTTTGATCAGCCTCGGGCCGTTCGTTTTATCTGTCTGATCCGACAATTCTATTCCACGTCGACGCCGAGGACGTTTTTCATCTGCCGGAGGGCGAAGTCACCGTCGGCGGGGTCGAGGGGGGCAACGCAGTCGGTCGGCACCCGGACGTGAAATCCGCGCATCACCGCGTCGGCGGCGGTGTAGAGGATGCAGATGTTGGTCACGCAGCCGGTGAGAACCAGTTCCTCCACGTCGAGTTTCTGCAGCAGGGATTCCAGATCGGTGGCATGGAAGCCTGAGTAGCTGGTCTTGGCGACCACCGCTTCGCCGGTCTGCGGCGCCAGGTCGGCCACCACTTCGGCGCCGGGTGTGCCCCTGACCGCGTGGACCGGCCATCCCATGCGGGAGAACTCGCGATCATCCGCGGCATGAGCGTCGCAGATGTAGATCACCGGGAGGCCGTCCCGTCGGGCCGCGGCAATCCGCTGCCGCAGGGCCGGCAGGATCTCCCGGGCCCGGGGAACTTCCAGCGGCGCCCCGGCGAGAACAAAATCGTTGAGCATGTCGACAACCAGCAAAGCCTGACGCATGGCTTACCTCCCGTCTCCCCCTCATCTCCCATCTTACATCTTACTGCTTTGTCACTCCTTCGGATTCACCGACTGCGGCAGGATGACGTCTCCGGGATCGGTGATCACCTTGCCCGGCAGGGTCAGAACCCGTTTGAAAATGCCGAACACCTTGTTCGACAACGAGGTGATCGGAACGGGAACGACCTCGGGCTGATCGGCGCTGCCCTTGACGGTGAAATGGGCGGTAATCAGGGCCTTCTCCTTGCCGGTCAGTATCCAGCCGGCGATGGGGATCTTGGTGATGATCTTGTCCACCGTTTTCAACGGTTTGATGCCGAGGACGGCGTCGATACGGTTGTCGTTGAGGTCGTATTCGCCGACCATGGAGAGGTCCATCGCTTCGCTGTGAACCAGCAGGTCTTCGGTTTTGAGTAGTCCCCCGGCAAGGCTGAAGGTGGCGTCGATCTTCTTGAAGGGCATGCCCTCTTCCGCCATGTCGGGCAGGTGCAGGCTGAACAGCTGGGAGACATTGAGCAGCGAGAAGAGTTTGGAGAGAACCTTGAACCGCTTCAGGACACCGTCGTCGATTTCCAGGTTGATGCCTCCCCGGGAGGTTCTGATGAAATCGTTACCGGTCAGTCCTTCGAGGTAGAAATCGCCCCGCAGGGTGCCGGTGAGAATGCTGTCGCGTTGCAGCAGGTCACGGTGGATCCCCTGGGCGGGGAAGTTTTCGACATGGCCTGAAACGATCAGTCGGGATGTGTGGTCCGGGCCGGTCTTGACAATGACCTGGCCGCTGCCGAAGCCCTCTCCGGAATAGAACTGCAGCGGGGCGATGCTGAGCCGCCCCCGGCCGTCGCCGGTTATGGTGCCGGTGGCATTGATGAACCTGAGACGGCTCAGCTTGCCGGTCGCAACGCGGGCCTTGATGCTGATGGTCGGTTCCGGCGGCGGGGCGGTCATGGGTTTTTCCGCGGGGGCCTGTTTCGGGTTGCCGGGATGTTTCCAGAGGGCGATAACTTCGTCGATGTCGGCGTAGGCGGCATCGATCTGCAGGGCGATATGCGGCTGGTGCCAGCCCTGCATGGTTCCGGTGACGACACAGTCGGTGCCGCCGTCGAGCCTGACCTTGATCAGGTCGAAGTCAATGCCGCGGGCGGCAATGGTGATGCGGCCGTCGAGGTCACGCAGCTTCTGTTTTCTTGAAGGAAAGATCAACTCATGGGCGCCGACGCTTCTGGCCTGCAGGTGCAGTTGCAGCTCCGGCCTGGTGAAATCATTCAGTTGGAGCTGCAGGGTGACGGGCGATTGACCGAGGCGGGCGTTGAGCAGGACCGTCTTCATGCCCCGGCCGGTCAGCAGCAGGGTGCCGTTGATGCGCTGCAGGTCAGCCAGGCTGCGGGTCAGGTGAACACCGACATCATGCAGCTGCAGTCGTCCATTGATGGTGGGGACCGGCCCGGCTGCAGACCGCAGTTTCAGATCGAGGTCGAGGGTCCCCCGCGGTCGGTGCGGGGCCAGGTGGCGACTGCGTTTCAGTAGCTGCTGAAGATCGAGGCGGGTTCCCCGCAGGCGCAGTTTCCAGTCGCTGCCCGATCGCCAATGTCCTTCCGCTGTCAGACTCTCCCCGGCCAGGTCGAGCCGGCTGTCGGCAAGGTCCCAACTGTCTCCCTTTTTGCTCAATGTCGCCCGCAGGCGTCCGGCCTCCCCGGGATTCTTGCTGAACCAGCCGGGATAGTCCAGCCGCAGGGAGGTCAGGTCGCCGTCGAGGCCGATTGTCAGGTTTCCCGGTCGCCCCCTGCAGGACCAGCGCAGGGGGACCGTTCCCTGCAGGATGAGAGCGGTTTGCTTGTTGTCGGGCAGTAGTGACCGCAGTTGCTGCAGGGGCGGGGGCTGCAGGGTTCCCTGCAGCGCAAATCGCGGGGGCGTGTCAAGAGTGATGCTGCCGGTCAGGGTCTGGAGGCGGCCGGCCCACCTGGCCTGGAACGTCTTGGCGATAATGCGGCCGTCGATCAGCTGCAGTTGCCCCTGCCCCTGCTCCAGGGGCGGCAGACCGGAGAGCTTCCAGCTGAGCTGATCGAAGTCGGCGTCGATCCGCAGCTTGTTGAGCAGGTTGTTGTCGGTGAGTTGTGCCAGGGGAGTCGGCGGCAGGTCGATGGTGGCGCTGATCCGCCCCTTCTCGGTTTGTTCAAGCAGCCCGACCGGGAGCAATGGCTCCGGGGCCAGTTCCAGCCAGCTGTGCAGGGATGCTCGGGGGAGCTGGAAGTGGGCGGACAGGACTTGCCGGCGCAGTGCAATTTTTCCATCGAGCCGCAGATCGTTGTGTTTCAGGGTGATATCCCGCAATCGATCGGTTGCCGGGTCGTCTCGTTGCCAGGTGGCGGCCAGCTGCCATTGACCGACCGGCCGGGTCGGTCGGTCGCCGATGGTGTACCGGGCCTGGGGGGCGATCAGGGTGGATTGGATAGCGATTCCACCGACGGCGGAGCCTTTGAGCCGGGCGGAGAGGAACGCCTTCCCGGTGAGGCGCAGTTTTTTCATGCCCAGTCGCCTGGCGACAGCGTCCAGCGGCAGGTGTTTCAGCTGCAGTTCCAGATCAATCCGGTTGTGTGCGGTTTTGCCCCGCCAGGGAGAGGCGATCTCCCCGGTCATGGCCAGTTCCGACGCGTTGTCGTCGAGCTCCGTGATGCCCTGCAGGCTGATACCGAGACGCTGCCCGGGGCGATTCTCGATGCGCAGGTCGATGTCCCGGAGACTGAGTGTTTTTACGGCCGCGGTTTCGGGCAGGCGCACGCTGATTGCGCCAGACTGCATGCGGACCTTTCGCAGGCTGGTGGTCATGGAGCGGGGGCTGGAATTCTGCGCTGGCCGGTTGGGAGCGCGCGGTCGCGAGAGGTCGATCTGCAGGCGGGGATGATCGAGGATCAGCTGGCGCAGGATCAGTTCGCCGCGCAGCAGCGGCAGGATATCCACTTTCAGGTAAAGGTGGGCGGCCTTGAGACTGAAGTTGGAATCGGCGCTGGCGGGGATTTCCAGGTCGCGGCAGTCCACGGCCAGCCCGTTGCGCAGGGAATAGCCGATCCGGCCGAAGCTGACCGGTCGGCCGAGCAGCTCGCCGAGGCCGGTGGCGATTTCGGACCGGTAGCTGTTGAGGTCGATGTTGACCAGCACCAGGGCGCCGGCTGCACAGGTGAGCAGAAGCAGCAGGACAATAAGACGGGCAATGGATCGCGAGCGGGGCATCGGTTCCGGTGGTCTGCGCGTGGCGCGGGCTGGAGGTCAGTGGCAATTATAGCGTTTTACCGGGCGCAGACAATCGCAATCCATGCCCCGGTGAAATTTTCTCGTCTCCGGGGCGTTGATTGCGTTCATGGATTCGGGTTTTTTCACCCGCTGTCTTCCGGCCCGTCATTCAGGTTTACAGCTATCGGGCAGACTGTTACCATAGCGCGCTGTTTGTCATGTTCCGGCTGCCGGTGGCGGATCGCCTGCCTCCGGGACCGGTCCCTGCCGGAACCTGATCTGGTGCGGATGCGATGAAAATCAAGCGACTTGAAATTATCGGCTTCAAATCCTTCGTCGACAAGGTGGTGCTCGATTTCCAGCAGGGGGTGACCGGTGTGGTCGGTCCCAACGGCTGCGGCAAGAGCAATATCGTCGATGCCATCCGCTGGGTCATGGGTGAGCAGAACGCCCGCAGCCTGCGCGGCAAGTCGATGGAGGATGTCATTTTCGGCGGCAGCGAAACCCGCAAGCCGCACGGCATGGCCGAGGTGTCGCTGATTTTCGACAACGAGGACGGCCTGGCGCCGCCGGCCTTTGCCGAATATGCCGAAATCATGGTCACCCGCCGTCTTTACCGCAGCGGTGAAAGCGACTACCTGCTCAACAAGACTCCCTGCCGGCTGCTCGACATCGCCGAACTGTTCATGGATACCGGTGTCGGTCGCCGCGCCTACTCCATCATCGAACAGGGCAAGATCGGTTTTATCCTCAATGCCAAGCCGGAAGATCGTCGTTTTCTGATCGAGGAGGCCGCCGGCGTCACCAAGTTCAAGGCTCGCAAGAAGACCGCCACCCGCAAGATCGACGCGACCCGCCAGAACCTGCTGCGTCTCGGCGACATCAT
This portion of the Geothermobacter hydrogeniphilus genome encodes:
- a CDS encoding cysteine hydrolase family protein, whose translation is MRQALLVVDMLNDFVLAGAPLEVPRAREILPALRQRIAAARRDGLPVIYICDAHAADDREFSRMGWPVHAVRGTPGAEVVADLAPQTGEAVVAKTSYSGFHATDLESLLQKLDVEELVLTGCVTNICILYTAADAVMRGFHVRVPTDCVAPLDPADGDFALRQMKNVLGVDVE
- the ubiE gene encoding bifunctional demethylmenaquinone methyltransferase/2-methoxy-6-polyprenyl-1,4-benzoquinol methylase UbiE yields the protein MFKLSDKGRGIRDMFDAIAPRYDLLNRLLSAGVDRRWRTFAVSRLRIPADGRVLDVATGTGDVALEIAARTSSSVRIVGSDLTQGMLVVGRDKLAATPYRERISLVNAPCESLPHPDCSFDGVTIAFGIRNVVDRDAGLREMYRVLKPGGRVVILEFSTPTNPLFRVIYHFYFRRILPLLGGLLSRRSAYRYLPESVMEFPDREKFGQMMAEAGFRNLSQHDLTGGIATVHVGEK
- a CDS encoding AsmA-like C-terminal domain-containing protein, with the protein product MPRSRSIARLIVLLLLLTCAAGALVLVNIDLNSYRSEIATGLGELLGRPVSFGRIGYSLRNGLAVDCRDLEIPASADSNFSLKAAHLYLKVDILPLLRGELILRQLILDHPRLQIDLSRPRAPNRPAQNSSPRSMTTSLRKVRMQSGAISVRLPETAAVKTLSLRDIDLRIENRPGQRLGISLQGITELDDNASELAMTGEIASPWRGKTAHNRIDLELQLKHLPLDAVARRLGMKKLRLTGKAFLSARLKGSAVGGIAIQSTLIAPQARYTIGDRPTRPVGQWQLAATWQRDDPATDRLRDITLKHNDLRLDGKIALRRQVLSAHFQLPRASLHSWLELAPEPLLPVGLLEQTEKGRISATIDLPPTPLAQLTDNNLLNKLRIDADFDQLSWKLSGLPPLEQGQGQLQLIDGRIIAKTFQARWAGRLQTLTGSITLDTPPRFALQGTLQPPPLQQLRSLLPDNKQTALILQGTVPLRWSCRGRPGNLTIGLDGDLTSLRLDYPGWFSKNPGEAGRLRATLSKKGDSWDLADSRLDLAGESLTAEGHWRSGSDWKLRLRGTRLDLQQLLKRSRHLAPHRPRGTLDLDLKLRSAAGPVPTINGRLQLHDVGVHLTRSLADLQRINGTLLLTGRGMKTVLLNARLGQSPVTLQLQLNDFTRPELQLHLQARSVGAHELIFPSRKQKLRDLDGRITIAARGIDFDLIKVRLDGGTDCVVTGTMQGWHQPHIALQIDAAYADIDEVIALWKHPGNPKQAPAEKPMTAPPPEPTISIKARVATGKLSRLRFINATGTITGDGRGRLSIAPLQFYSGEGFGSGQVIVKTGPDHTSRLIVSGHVENFPAQGIHRDLLQRDSILTGTLRGDFYLEGLTGNDFIRTSRGGINLEIDDGVLKRFKVLSKLFSLLNVSQLFSLHLPDMAEEGMPFKKIDATFSLAGGLLKTEDLLVHSEAMDLSMVGEYDLNDNRIDAVLGIKPLKTVDKIITKIPIAGWILTGKEKALITAHFTVKGSADQPEVVPVPITSLSNKVFGIFKRVLTLPGKVITDPGDVILPQSVNPKE